The stretch of DNA CCGGCTTCCGGCCGGTGAAATCGAGGTCCAGGTGAGCGAGCGCGAGGCGACGCTACGGCTCGCCGGCATACCGGTACGGATCCGGATCCTGGCCGATCTCGCAGCGGTCAGCTGGGATGGGGAAGACCTGCTCGGACAGGGGCCAGTACAGCGGCAGGTCGCTCGCTCGGCACGGCAGGCGGTGGTGCTCGTCTGTCGCTGAGCGATGCGGTGTAACCGGACCGGGTGCTCGTTCGTTGTATGGGATGAGCACCCGGTCAGTGTTTTGCGAGCGGAAAGGGGGAAGAACTGCCGAAACGAGCGTAATCCGGTCCCGTGCAGGGTGAGCGTGACGACGTATCCGGCAGGTGCGCCGGCACGACAGAAAACGAAAGGAGGATAGATCAGCATGCTCCGCAGCGGGCGATGGCTCGCCATCATTGTGACAGCCGGCGCACTGGCCTGGGGTGCCTGTGGCACTCCGGCGACGCCGGTACCAGCGACTGCGGTGCCCATGACAGCTCAGCCAGCCACGACGGGGACCCCATCCGAGTCCGGTAGCAGCACTGTCTCGCCACCGCAGGTCGCCACGGTGCAGCCAGCGAGCGTGGCTACGCCACCCGCCGTGAGTTCGGGACTGCTCTCACCGGTCTCGTCATCGTCCTCGTCGTCCCCGACGGTGACGCTGACGTCAACGCCGACGCCGAGTCCGACACCAGCACCCACACCGACTCCGACCGCGACGCCGAGTCCAACGCCGACGCCGACCCCGACCTCCACACCGACAGCGACACCGACTCCGGGCAACGATACCCCGCCGACAACGACAGCGGGGTGCGATCTCGCAGTCAACATCGGTCTCCTCGAGACGATACCAGGCAAATACCAGGTCAGCATCGGACTGAACAGTGTGGGAGGGGCGAGTTGCCCGGCGCCGACGACGCTCAGCCTGAGCGTTTCGCCGAGCGGTGCGCTGAGCTTCGGCCCGCTGGGGTTGGCCTACGAGTACAACGGGACGGCCAGCTGGAGTTGCAGCGGAACGACCTGCACCGCGGCGGGGACGATCCCCGGTAACCCGCCCGGCACCATGTACCAGGTCGGCTTCCAGACGATGGCGACGTTGTCGGGTGGATCAGCACAGCTCTGCGCGACGGTCGCGAACGGTGCGGACGCGAACACGGCCAACGACAGCTGGTGCGAGACGGTGCCATGAGAAGTGCAGCCAGCAGGCAGAAGGCCGAAGGCCGCGCTTCTGATCCGAGGTCGCACCAGCAACGGGCCGGACAGCTGGTCAGGTTGGCGTCTCGCATCAGTCGGACCGTGCCGGTGCGACACGTGGTGCTGGGCGAGCGCAGGACGCTCTGCCTGGAGAGAGGGAGGTCATGATCATGCGACAGCGGTTCCGAATCCTGCTGGTACTCGTGGTGGCAGCTGCGCTCGTGCTCGGCGCGTGCAGCGGCTCGCTGCTCGGAAACCCGACGCCTGTCCCGTCTCCAATAGCTGGGATCGTGTGTCCACCAGGAACGGTCGGCTCGACACTGTCGGTCGGTCCAGGGCAGTCGCTGACGCCCCGCCCGCAGATGCTCGTAGGGTGGGCGCCGTCTTTCATCTATACCAGCACGCTTCCCTCTCCTTCCACCGCGAATTCCGGGTCACCGAAATATGTCCTCCACAGCTTCCTGAACGTTCCCGGAGCCGGCACTATCGTCGCTGGATCGGTCACCGCTTGGATGCGTCCTCTGGTGGATAATGCGAACGATCGCATCAGCGTATTGGATCCCTTGGGCGGCGTCGGTTCCAGTTACCCGCAGAGTTTGCTGGTTCCGAGCGTCGCCGCACCATGGACGACTGCAAACTATCCAACCTTCGTCCCCATCACCATGCAGCTCACGTCCACAACGCTCAATCTTCTCAACGCGAACGGATTTTTGGACATCGTGGTCGGACCGACTGCTCAAGTTCAATCACTCAACCTCACGGTGTGTGTACCGCTGCCGACGCCGACACCGACCAAGACGCCGCTCGCGCTCACCCCGAGCGGTGTGGGTACCGTGACCGGCCCGTCGACCGCACTCGATGGTGGAGCTGCGCCCACGCCGACCCCCAAGCCTTCTCCGGTCGGGACGATCGTCGTAGGCGGCAATCCGACCTGCATCCCCGGTGACGAGTGCTGGCCGACTCCAACCCCGACCGTCGTCAAGAAGCCGACGATCGCGCTGCCGACGATCGTTCTGCCGACGCCGACCCCGACCGTCGTCAAGAAACCGACGATCGTCGCAAACGTGACGCCGATTACGCTGCCGACGCCCACGTCAACTCCCACCGCGACGCCGAGCCCGACGCCTACACCGACTCCGACCGCAACGCCGAGTCCAACGCCGACGCCGACCCCCACCCCCACACCGACGCCCACCGCGACCCCGACGCCGGTTCCCACCCCTACGCCGCTGGCCGCCTGCGACATGGCCGTCGACAAGGTGATGCAGCCGACCGGACAGCCGAATGTCTATACGGTCGTCGTCGTGGTGTCGAACGTGGGGAGTGGCCCGTGTCCAGCTGGCACCCAGGCGGTCGATAACCCAGGGGCGAACATCACGCTGAGCGGACCACTGACGATCACCCAGACGGGTGGGACGGTTTCGTGGAACTGTGTCGGCTTCGCCTGCACGGCCCAGAATCCGATCCCGCCTGGCTACGTCGCACAGTTCAGCTTCACGGCGACGGTGAATCAGAAGCCAGCCACCAACTGCGTGCGGGTGACCGTACCGCAGAGTGCAGACGTCAATATTAACAATAATTACTACTGTGTCACCGTGCAGTGACCGCGCGGTCACGTTCACAAACGCTCAGTCGGTGCGGAGCTAGCCTCGAGATCGGCTGGCTCCGCACCGTCGGCAACGGGATCAGTACTATCCTTAGGCGTATGCGTTGCGGTCGAGCGAGCGGCCGCAGCGCAGGAGCGAGACGATGCGGACGACCACTCGTGCAGGGTGCCGATCGAAGACAGCGGTGATCGTACTGGTCGCGGTGGCCTGGCTCCTCGCTGCCTGTGAGGGAACACTCGTTCCGCTGGTGACCCCGAGCCCGCTCGCCGAGCGCGGTGTGACCCCATCACCGGCGGTCCCCTCCAGCCCGGTTCCTCCGTCACCACCGCTGGTCCAGGCCAGCCCCACGGCGATCGTGTCGACGCCGGCTGTGCCGTCGGAGACAGCAACCGCCGAGGCGACACCGGCACTCGTGCCGACCGTCACCGTGCGGCCCGCGCCGACGGTCGCGAGCCGGCCGACTTCTCCCGCTCCGTCCACCGGCACCCCCATCCTGACCAGGCCGGTCGTGGGGGAACCGGGTGAGACGCCGACTCCGGTCGGAACCTGCGACCTGGCCCTGGACAAAACGGTCTCACCGCTCGCCGTTGGCAGGACGGTCGTCGTGACGCTCACGGTGCAGCAGCGCGGGACAGCGGTCTGCCCGACTGGTGCTTTGGTCAGTGATCCGCTGCCGGCGGGATTCCAGCAGGAGTCGACGATCCGCATCGTCGAGACGGGCGGTACGGGGGCGTGGCAATGCGACGGCACGACCTGCCGGGCCGGTGAGCCCCTCCCGCCTGGCTACAGTGCGACCTTCACGTTCACGGTCAGCGGTGAGCCAGGAAGTGCGGCCGAAAACTGCGCGCTCGTTTCAGTCGCGAGTGACGCCGATCCGGCCAACGACGCGCGCTGCGTCACGCTTGGACCTTTCCCCACCCCACCTGTCGCGCCCACGCCGAGTCCGGTCGCCTGCCTCTTCGGTTTCGAGAAGGCGATCCGCCTCGGTGGACCGATCACAGGAGGACAGACGGGAAGCGCGACGGTGACCATCAGGATCCGCAACGCTGGCCCGGAGGAGTGCACGGTGCGCTGGCCGGAGTTCGTGGTGGTCGATGTCTTGCCCGCTGGGATGAGCCTGAGCGGCGCGGTCCGTCTGAACGTGGCCGCTTGGAGCTGTGGTACGAGCGAGAGAGCGTTCCAGTGTAGTGGCCCTCCCCCGCAGCCGGGCAGCGAAGTAATCGTGACGGTGGACGTGGCCGTGGCCGCCGAGGCAGAACGGGCGGTGAATTGCGCCACGCTCGACCCGGTCGGGGCACAAGCCTGCGCGGTACCGAGTTACAGTCGCGGATGAGGACGATCGGCTCGGCGGGTAGCGCGAGGCGTTCCCTCCGGAACGACAGCGGAGCGGTCGTCATGATGCGCGCCTCGCTGGGCCGGTGTGCCGAGCAGCGATCCGATACGCGTCAGCCACCGGTGCTGACGCGCATGACGTTGTCAGTAGGCGCGGCTCGGCGCTCGCGCCGATGGCTCGTTCGGAGGCCCGCGGAAGAGAGAGGGTCGAGCAACTGCGGTGTGACGATTCTCCGCGTGGGTGTCGCTGAGCGGTGGGCGTGGTCTGGAGCCGAGGAGCCTAGCGCATCGTGCTGAGACGAGCGAGCATCTCCCCCACGAGCGCGGCCGGGGTATACTGGGGAATCTAGGGATGGCGGGAACGGTCCGTCACACCGAGCAGCGAGCGTCGACGGATCGTGGGGACAGAAGCCAAGCGGGGGTCGACCGTGGAGCATCGGATTCGGATCGAATACTGCACGAGCTGAGGATATCGTGGACGAGCCACCCGTGCGGTGGAGTTGCTTTTGGACAAGTACGAACTTCAGATCGGTGAGATCGCTTTGGTCCCCTCGTCGGGTGGGCGTTTCGAGGTCACGGTGGACGGGGAGTTGGTCTTCTCCAAACTGGCTCAGAAGCGCTTTCCGGAGGACGAGGAACTCATCGAACTGGTCGGAGCGCGGATCAGCGCGAACTGACCGGCTCGACGCCTGGCGAGACGGCGATGCGCTGCGAGCGGGAGGTGGAACATGAGCGAGCGATTCACCCCGCTCGTGATCGTCCGCGTACACGAACTCGCGCTCAAAGGACAGAACCGACCCTTCTTCAAGCGAGCGCTGTACGAGAACCTGTCGTACGCACTACGTGACCTGCCGGTCTCGCGCATCCAGGAGCGTGCGCTGCGCTTCATCGTCCGCCTGACGGATCCCGCGGCGTGGCCGGAAGTCAGCGAGCGGCTGCGGTGGGTCTTCGGAGTGGCCAACTTCTCGCTGGGGCTGGAGACGGCCTTGACGGTCGAAGCGATGGAACGGGGTCTCCACGAGCTCCTCGACCGCTATGGCCCGCCGCAGGGGAGTTTTCGCATCCGCGTCAAGCGCACCAACAAGAGCTTCCCGCTCACCTCGCCGGAGCTGGAGCGCGAGTTGGGACGCCTCGTCCAGAAGCGGACGGGCGCACCAGTCGATCTCAGCGAACCCGACGTAACCTATACCGTGGAAGTGTTGTACGACCGCGCGTTGGTGAGCGGCGATGCGCTCCCTGGCCCGGGTGGACTCCCGATCGGCGTCAGCGGGCGGGTAGTCGCGCTGTTGTCCGGGGGCTTCGACTCTCCGGTCGCGGCCTACCGGCTCATGAAGCGTGGATGCTTCGTCACGTTCGTGCACTTCCACGCCTACCCCTACGTCCGGCCGATTTCGATCGAAAAGGCGGTCGAACTCGCTCGTCACCTCTCGCGCTTCCAGCCGCCGAAGAATCGTTTGATTGTCGTGCCGATCGGCGACGCGCAGCGCGTGATCGCGCTGGCTGCCGAGCCGTCGCTCCGGGTCGTCCTCTACCGGCGCCTCATGCTGCGCATCGCCACGGCGATCGCCCACGAAGAAGGAGCGGGGGCACTGGTCACCGGCGAGAGCTTGGGGCAGGTCGCGTCGCAGACACTGGAGAACATGCGGGCGATCGGCGCGGTAACCGATCTGCCGCTCTTGCGCCCGCTAGTAGGGAACAACAAGGACGAGATCATCGCCGAGGCGGTGCGGATCGGTACCGAGCCGATTTCCCGCGTTCCCGACGACGACTGTTGTACCGTCTTCGTCCCGCTACATCCGGCGACGCGGGTGACGGTCGAGCAGGCGGAGGCAGCCGAGCAGGCCTACGATGTCGCAGCGCTGGTGGAGCAGTGCTTGGCCCGGCGCACTGTCTACGAAGGCGATCCGTTCCGCTGGGACCCGCTCATGGCACTGGCTGCCGCGACCGCTTGACGGCGTGCTTCCCGGTACCGACGCGCGAGCAACGTCACGCTCGACAGGGCGACCAGAGCGCTCAGGACTTCGATGCTTAGCCAGTCGACGCGGGTAACGCTGCTCTTGATCTGGAATGTATCCCAGAGCGTGTGCAGTGCGACAGCGAGGAGGTAGGCACCGAGGGTGGCCCGCGTGAGTCCGGCGTGGCCGTGGTGCACGCGCTCGCGCCAGAGTGTTGCCGTCACGAGGGCGGTCCAGGCTGCATGGCCAGCCGGGGAGAGGAACCCGCGAACCAGCAGGACGAACTCGGCTAGCTCGACGTTCCCGCGGGAGGCGATGAGCGCAGTGAAGGCGTATCCGAGTGTTTCCAGCGCCGCGAAGCCCATACCACTCGCGAGACCGAAGAGCAGACCCGCCATTTCCGAGCGGTAACGCCAGCGGAGGAAGAAGACGAGCGGGGCGATCAGCTTCGCGGCCTCTTCGATCAGACCGACGGCCAGGAGCGGGAGGAAGCCGAGTGTGCGATAGGTGTCGTACTCCAGCATACCGGCAACGATGACGCCGAGCGCACCGCCCCAGAGGAAGTTCCAAGCGACCGCGCTGGGTGGGATCCGTTCCGGCAGTGGATGCTCGTAGACCCAGAGGACGAGGACGACGGGAACGAGAAAGGCGCCGAGCACGAGCAGGGAAGGAACGAAGTTCGGATTGCCGGTTGCCTGGTACACATTGTTGAGGGCATAGAACAAGATAAGCCCACCGAAGAGGACCTGAATCCAGCCGTGGGTGAGCGTGGAGCGTATCGCTTGCACAGACTCTGCCTCCGTGTTCGGCTGTGTCGCACGGGCCGCCGAGAACCAGGTGTCGCTCCTGGAAGTGTGCTGCGCCACGACAGCTCCCGCTCGGCTGACTCACGGGGAGACGGCACGTCAGCGGCTGATCGCGCGTCTCGAGCGGCCGGTACCTCGCTCGGTCGATCCGGATGCCGATCCGAGGCGAAGAAGGCGTCGCACGCCTGCGT from Thermomicrobium roseum DSM 5159 encodes:
- a CDS encoding autotransporter, which encodes MRQRFRILLVLVVAAALVLGACSGSLLGNPTPVPSPIAGIVCPPGTVGSTLSVGPGQSLTPRPQMLVGWAPSFIYTSTLPSPSTANSGSPKYVLHSFLNVPGAGTIVAGSVTAWMRPLVDNANDRISVLDPLGGVGSSYPQSLLVPSVAAPWTTANYPTFVPITMQLTSTTLNLLNANGFLDIVVGPTAQVQSLNLTVCVPLPTPTPTKTPLALTPSGVGTVTGPSTALDGGAAPTPTPKPSPVGTIVVGGNPTCIPGDECWPTPTPTVVKKPTIALPTIVLPTPTPTVVKKPTIVANVTPITLPTPTSTPTATPSPTPTPTPTATPSPTPTPTPTPTPTPTATPTPVPTPTPLAACDMAVDKVMQPTGQPNVYTVVVVVSNVGSGPCPAGTQAVDNPGANITLSGPLTITQTGGTVSWNCVGFACTAQNPIPPGYVAQFSFTATVNQKPATNCVRVTVPQSADVNINNNYYCVTVQ
- a CDS encoding DUF11 domain-containing protein, producing the protein MRTTTRAGCRSKTAVIVLVAVAWLLAACEGTLVPLVTPSPLAERGVTPSPAVPSSPVPPSPPLVQASPTAIVSTPAVPSETATAEATPALVPTVTVRPAPTVASRPTSPAPSTGTPILTRPVVGEPGETPTPVGTCDLALDKTVSPLAVGRTVVVTLTVQQRGTAVCPTGALVSDPLPAGFQQESTIRIVETGGTGAWQCDGTTCRAGEPLPPGYSATFTFTVSGEPGSAAENCALVSVASDADPANDARCVTLGPFPTPPVAPTPSPVACLFGFEKAIRLGGPITGGQTGSATVTIRIRNAGPEECTVRWPEFVVVDVLPAGMSLSGAVRLNVAAWSCGTSERAFQCSGPPPQPGSEVIVTVDVAVAAEAERAVNCATLDPVGAQACAVPSYSRG
- a CDS encoding Rdx family protein: MELLLDKYELQIGEIALVPSSGGRFEVTVDGELVFSKLAQKRFPEDEELIELVGARISAN
- the thiI gene encoding tRNA uracil 4-sulfurtransferase ThiI, which gives rise to MSERFTPLVIVRVHELALKGQNRPFFKRALYENLSYALRDLPVSRIQERALRFIVRLTDPAAWPEVSERLRWVFGVANFSLGLETALTVEAMERGLHELLDRYGPPQGSFRIRVKRTNKSFPLTSPELERELGRLVQKRTGAPVDLSEPDVTYTVEVLYDRALVSGDALPGPGGLPIGVSGRVVALLSGGFDSPVAAYRLMKRGCFVTFVHFHAYPYVRPISIEKAVELARHLSRFQPPKNRLIVVPIGDAQRVIALAAEPSLRVVLYRRLMLRIATAIAHEEGAGALVTGESLGQVASQTLENMRAIGAVTDLPLLRPLVGNNKDEIIAEAVRIGTEPISRVPDDDCCTVFVPLHPATRVTVEQAEAAEQAYDVAALVEQCLARRTVYEGDPFRWDPLMALAAATA
- a CDS encoding PrsW family intramembrane metalloprotease, translated to MQAIRSTLTHGWIQVLFGGLILFYALNNVYQATGNPNFVPSLLVLGAFLVPVVLVLWVYEHPLPERIPPSAVAWNFLWGGALGVIVAGMLEYDTYRTLGFLPLLAVGLIEEAAKLIAPLVFFLRWRYRSEMAGLLFGLASGMGFAALETLGYAFTALIASRGNVELAEFVLLVRGFLSPAGHAAWTALVTATLWRERVHHGHAGLTRATLGAYLLAVALHTLWDTFQIKSSVTRVDWLSIEVLSALVALSSVTLLARRYREARRQAVAAASAMSGSQRNGSPS